The uncultured Mailhella sp. genome segment GCGGTCAATCTTCCGTCCAATTTCGTCCACCCAGTCAATGCCGTTGCCGTATTTCGGACAGTTCAGGCAAAGCTGGCGCACGTCTTCGTATCCTTCGAAATTGGCGGCCAGCATTTCCAGCATGCGCGGGAGGGAAAAAAGCCTTTTCTCAAACACCAGCGTGCGGAGAGCGGCCAGCGAGTCCACCACCGTGGCAAAACCTATCACGCCGAGAAATCCGCCGATGCTGCGGCCTTCCGGCACCACGCCCACGGACATGTCCACCCCGTGCTTCATGCACAGGTCGTGCAGGCTGGAAAGCAGCGGCGAGGCCATGTGCAGCGGACGCAGCCGCTCAAGAATGGCCTGCTGCTGAAAGGCCAGATCGAGAATGTGCAGAAGCTGCGCGCGGAACCGCTTCATGAGCTCGTCGAAGCTGCGTATGTCGGCGGCGGAGCCCGTGGCAAGTCCCGTGCGACGATTCGGACTCGGCGAACAGAATCCGTCGTTCAGGGCCATTTCGAGCACGGCGGGCAGATTCAGCCAGGCGGCCCCGACGAAATAGGTGTCCCGATTGATGAGTCTCGCCTCGGAGTAGCCGCTGCCGCAGTAGTCGCGCGCCTCTTCCGCCGTGGCTCCGTTGGCCTGCTGTCTGGCGATGATGGTTTCGTCGTTGAACAGCACCGGACTGCTGCCCTTCTTCTGCGTGGCCCGGCACACTTCGCGGATGAAGTCCGGCGGCGTGTTCTTGTGAATGCGCACCCCGAGATACGGATAGTCGAGGGGAAATTCCGACGCCGAGCGCAGAATGAGAAACGAAAGTTCGTTGGTGGCGTCTCCGCCGCCGGCGAGCTGTCCGCCCAGCGTGGTCAGCTCCCAGTGCGCGAGATCCTCGTAGAGCTTGGCGCCCGTGGGCGACGGCTTGAGGCGCACGAACTGAGCGATGTGACACCACAGATCGTCGAGATACTCCCGCGCCTTCTGTTCCGTAAGCATGCCGGAACCGACGTCCTGCCGGTACAGAGGCCAGAGATACTGATCCATGCGGCCGTTGCTCACGTTACCGCCGAACTCCGCCTCCATGCGGGAAACCATCTGCGTAAACCACTGAGACTGAAGCGCGTCGATGAAGGTTTCGGCCGGCTCCCACGGCACGCGGCGGCAGCGTTCGGCCAGCTCCAGACGGTTCTTCTGCTGATCTTCCGTATTCGCGGCCAGGGCCTGTTCCTCGGCCAGCACGGCAAAGCGTTCGGCAAACAGCCGTATGCCCCGGCAGATTTCCATGACCGCCGTGTAGAAATCGCGCTGCGAATCCGAGGCACACTGCGCCCTCAGGCGTTCGGCGTCCTCGGCAATGCCCCGGAATCCGCGACGGATGACCTTGCCGTAATCCAGAGCCCACTGCAGGGAATGGCGCACCGTGGCCGTTTCCTGAACGATGAAGGCCGGATGCGCGGGGTCGTCGTCAACGTACAGCAGATTTCTGAGCTCTTCGGGCAGCTCGGCGTAGAAATGCTCCTGATAGGTGCGGCCGTGCCAGTACGGCATCACCTTGTCGCGCACGAGATCCATGTCGCCTTCGGAAAGGAAGAAGTCTTCCGGCGCAAAGTTTTTGCCTTCCACAAAGGCGTTGTCGAGCTCGGGATAAAAAATGCCGTAGCGGCCGGGACCGAAGGAACCGGCCAGCAGCTCGTCGGAGGACAGATCCACCGGAACATGCTCGAGCACGTGGGTGAGCGCGCGGGCCCAGCGCAGCGGCAGGGGCTGTCCTTCCGTGCTCTGCATGGATTCGGTGAAGTACAGCGCCCTGTCCATGAGCAGACGGGGCCGGAAAGAGGAGATGCGGCTGATGCGCCTGCGCAGATGAGAAGGCCGCCTGTACGACGCGGTATTCTGTCCCTGATCCATAACTCCCCCGAGGTAGAAAATTATAGCGAAGACACGCAGTTTTGCAAAGCGGCAAACGCTTCCTTGGAAAGCTGAACGTCACCCATGGGATAGGGGCGTCCGAGCGAGGCGTACTTGGAGCGCCCCATGCTGTGATAGGGCAACAGCTCGTATTCCGCGCCCAGAGAGCGGGCCAGCTCGGCCGTAGCCTTCAGATTGTCTTCGGAATCGTTGACGCCGGGAATGACGGGCGTGCGTATTCTCAGCGAAAGATGAGGAAATTCCCGTCGAAGCGCCTGGAGATTGGAAAGAATGAGCCGGTTGGAAACGCCGGTGACGCGCCGATGCACGTCATCGTCCAGATGCTTGACGTCCATGAGCAGGTGACCGATGAGCGGCATGGCCGAAAGGAACACGTCCTCGGGCGCGTAGCCGCTGGTTTCCATGGCCACGTCGATTCTTCTCCGCCTGGCTTCCGCGCACAGGTCGTGCAGAAACTCGGGCTGCATGAGCGGCTCACCGCCGCTGACGGTCAGGCCGCCGCCGGACCGGGTGTAGAACAGCGCGTCCTGCTCCACGACCTTCATTACTTCGGCCACGGTGTAGGGCCTGCCGTAGAACACCAGCGCCTTGTCCGGACAGACTTTGGCGCAGTCCGGACACTCGCCGTGGCACAGATCGCGCCGTATTTCCAGCCTGCGTTCCTCGTTCAGACTGAGCACTCCGCGGGAACAGCGTGCCACGCAGCGGCCGCAGCCGAAGCATTTTTCGGGATTGTATCCGTGTTCCGGCAAAGGCGACTGAGATTCCGGATTGCAGCACCACCGGCAGCGCAAAGGACAGCCCTTGAAAAACACCAGGGTGCGGATGCCCGGGCCGTCATGGATGGAAAACTTCTGAATGTTGAAAACCGTTCCAAGCGTGGGGCTCATGACGTCTCCTGAAAAAAATACGGCCCGGAACTTCCGCTCCGGGCCGGTCGGAAAGGAAGGCTACATCTTGTCGTGTTCCGTTCTGGCGATCAGATCGTTCTGCAGATCGCGGGACAGTTCGGTGAAGTAGGCGCTGTAGCCGGCAATGCGGACGATGAGCCCCTTGTACAGCTCGGGATGCTGCTGCGCCTGAATGAGCGTCTCACGATTGATGACGTTGAACTGCACGTGCCACAGACGAAGGTCGCAGAACACGCGGATGAAATCCACGAGCTTGCGGGTGCCGCTTTCGCCTTCAAGGCACTTGGGCGAGAACTTCACGTTGAGAAGACGCGCGGCGCGCTGGCTCATGTTGTAGTTCTTGGTGTTGAAGTTGGAACGCAGAACGGCGGTGGGACCGTTGATGTCCGCGCCGTGCGAGGCGGAAGAGCCGTCGGAGAGCGGCGTCCAGGCCTTGCGTCCGTTGGGAGTGGCGGAAACCACGCGTCCGAAC includes the following:
- a CDS encoding pyruvate formate lyase family protein, whose product is MDQGQNTASYRRPSHLRRRISRISSFRPRLLMDRALYFTESMQSTEGQPLPLRWARALTHVLEHVPVDLSSDELLAGSFGPGRYGIFYPELDNAFVEGKNFAPEDFFLSEGDMDLVRDKVMPYWHGRTYQEHFYAELPEELRNLLYVDDDPAHPAFIVQETATVRHSLQWALDYGKVIRRGFRGIAEDAERLRAQCASDSQRDFYTAVMEICRGIRLFAERFAVLAEEQALAANTEDQQKNRLELAERCRRVPWEPAETFIDALQSQWFTQMVSRMEAEFGGNVSNGRMDQYLWPLYRQDVGSGMLTEQKAREYLDDLWCHIAQFVRLKPSPTGAKLYEDLAHWELTTLGGQLAGGGDATNELSFLILRSASEFPLDYPYLGVRIHKNTPPDFIREVCRATQKKGSSPVLFNDETIIARQQANGATAEEARDYCGSGYSEARLINRDTYFVGAAWLNLPAVLEMALNDGFCSPSPNRRTGLATGSAADIRSFDELMKRFRAQLLHILDLAFQQQAILERLRPLHMASPLLSSLHDLCMKHGVDMSVGVVPEGRSIGGFLGVIGFATVVDSLAALRTLVFEKRLFSLPRMLEMLAANFEGYEDVRQLCLNCPKYGNGIDWVDEIGRKIDRFLLVRARSEVNSYGGRGEIFYVPVKAHIAMGRVSGATADGRFAGTNFSFGVTPSHIVSSMGPTVALSSEVAAQNPDIPSLGARVMFATLLPGQVCGSTGLDTLASVIQTWCRQSHWFLRFQVLSPAELTLLRNSPYEYNSLFLNIPSFNAQGYSFPSAAFTYKCPLQSAR
- a CDS encoding glycyl-radical enzyme activating protein gives rise to the protein MSPTLGTVFNIQKFSIHDGPGIRTLVFFKGCPLRCRWCCNPESQSPLPEHGYNPEKCFGCGRCVARCSRGVLSLNEERRLEIRRDLCHGECPDCAKVCPDKALVFYGRPYTVAEVMKVVEQDALFYTRSGGGLTVSGGEPLMQPEFLHDLCAEARRRRIDVAMETSGYAPEDVFLSAMPLIGHLLMDVKHLDDDVHRRVTGVSNRLILSNLQALRREFPHLSLRIRTPVIPGVNDSEDNLKATAELARSLGAEYELLPYHSMGRSKYASLGRPYPMGDVQLSKEAFAALQNCVSSL